From Paraburkholderia sabiae, a single genomic window includes:
- a CDS encoding acyl-CoA dehydrogenase family protein has protein sequence MNFGYSPKVEDLRRRVRAFMDEHIVPRHRQWLDEVHAGQFPASFMEDLKAKAKAEGLWNLFLPHLKEDEPGTRLTNLEYAPLAEIMGRISWAPEVFNCNAPDTGNMELLHMFATPAQREQWLVPLLDGTIRSAFAMTEPDVASSDATNITTSIRRDGDDYVINGRKWFITNAAHPNCKLFIVMGKTDPDAETHQQQSMILVAANTPGLKVVRNIPVMNHISPEGHCEVTFTNVRVPATNLLGEEGSGFALAQARLGPGRIHHCMRSIGAAELALELMIERSQKRKTFGKYLHQHGAVGEWIAKSRIEIDQARLLVLKTAWLIDEVGAKAARKEISMIKALVPQLHTTVCDRAMQVFGAMGVSPDTPLADHWTWGRALRYADGPDEVHLQAIARMEIGASKETLGAAAAYLTPPMRD, from the coding sequence ATGAATTTCGGCTACAGCCCCAAGGTTGAAGACTTGCGCCGCCGCGTGCGTGCGTTCATGGACGAGCACATCGTGCCGCGTCATCGTCAATGGCTCGACGAGGTGCATGCGGGCCAGTTTCCCGCCTCTTTCATGGAAGATCTGAAGGCGAAGGCAAAAGCCGAAGGCCTGTGGAATCTGTTCCTGCCGCATCTGAAGGAGGACGAGCCCGGCACGCGCCTGACGAACCTCGAATACGCGCCGCTCGCGGAAATCATGGGCCGCATTTCGTGGGCGCCCGAAGTCTTCAACTGCAATGCGCCCGACACGGGCAACATGGAACTGCTGCACATGTTCGCGACGCCCGCGCAGCGCGAGCAATGGCTCGTGCCTTTGCTCGACGGCACGATCCGGTCGGCGTTCGCGATGACCGAGCCGGACGTGGCTTCATCGGATGCGACGAACATCACGACGTCGATCCGCCGCGACGGCGACGACTACGTGATCAACGGACGCAAATGGTTCATCACGAACGCCGCGCATCCGAACTGCAAGCTCTTCATCGTGATGGGCAAGACCGATCCCGACGCGGAAACGCACCAGCAGCAAAGCATGATTCTCGTGGCCGCGAATACGCCCGGCCTGAAAGTGGTGCGCAACATTCCCGTGATGAACCACATCTCGCCGGAAGGCCATTGCGAAGTCACGTTCACGAACGTGCGCGTGCCCGCCACGAATCTGCTCGGCGAAGAAGGCAGCGGTTTCGCGCTCGCACAGGCGCGGCTCGGACCGGGACGCATCCACCACTGCATGCGCTCGATCGGCGCGGCGGAACTCGCGCTCGAACTGATGATCGAGCGTTCGCAGAAACGCAAGACATTCGGCAAGTATCTGCATCAGCACGGCGCCGTCGGCGAATGGATCGCGAAGTCGCGCATCGAAATCGATCAGGCGCGGCTGCTCGTACTGAAGACGGCGTGGCTCATCGACGAAGTGGGCGCGAAGGCCGCGCGCAAGGAAATCTCGATGATCAAGGCGCTGGTGCCGCAACTGCACACCACCGTCTGCGATCGCGCGATGCAGGTTTTCGGCGCGATGGGCGTGAGCCCCGACACGCCGCTCGCCGATCACTGGACCTGGGGACGCGCGCTGCGTTACGCGGACGGCCCCGACGAAGTGCATTTGCAAGCGATCGCGCGCATGGAGATCGGCGCGAGCAAGGAAACGCTCGGCGCGGCGGCTGCGTATCTCACTCCGCCGATGCGCGACTGA
- a CDS encoding SDR family oxidoreductase: MSTNLFDLTGRIALVTGASRGIGEAIATLLAQQGAHVIVSSRKIDECEQVAATIRAAGGSAEAFACHVGRMEDIAATFAHIREKHGKLDILVNNAAANPYFGHILDTDLAAYNKTVEVNVRGYFFMSVEAGKLMREQGRGAIVNTASVNALQPGDQQGIYSITKAAVVNMTKAFAKECGPLGIRVNALLPGLTKTKFAGALFENKDIYNHWINNIPLRRHGEPHEMAGTVLYLVSDAASYTNGECIVVDGGLTI; encoded by the coding sequence TTGAGCACGAACCTTTTCGACCTGACGGGCCGTATCGCACTCGTGACGGGCGCGAGCCGCGGCATCGGCGAAGCAATCGCAACATTGCTCGCGCAACAGGGCGCGCATGTGATCGTATCGAGCCGCAAGATCGACGAATGCGAGCAGGTGGCGGCGACGATTCGCGCCGCGGGCGGCAGCGCGGAAGCGTTCGCATGCCACGTCGGACGCATGGAGGATATCGCCGCGACGTTCGCGCATATCCGCGAGAAGCACGGCAAGCTCGACATCCTCGTCAACAATGCGGCGGCCAATCCGTACTTCGGCCATATCCTCGACACGGATCTCGCCGCGTACAACAAGACCGTCGAAGTGAACGTGCGCGGGTACTTCTTCATGTCGGTCGAAGCGGGCAAGCTGATGAGAGAGCAAGGACGCGGCGCGATCGTCAACACGGCGTCCGTCAATGCGCTTCAGCCCGGCGACCAGCAAGGCATCTACTCGATCACGAAGGCGGCCGTCGTCAACATGACGAAGGCGTTCGCGAAGGAATGCGGGCCGCTCGGCATCCGCGTGAACGCGCTGCTGCCCGGCCTCACGAAAACGAAATTCGCGGGCGCGCTGTTCGAGAACAAGGACATCTATAACCACTGGATCAACAACATTCCGCTGCGCCGTCACGGCGAGCCGCACGAAATGGCGGGCACGGTGCTGTACCTCGTGTCCGATGCGGCGAGCTATACGAACGGCGAATGCATCGTCGTCGACGGTGGCCTGACGATCTAG
- a CDS encoding phosphotransferase, with amino-acid sequence MTSDQHDTTLDLERLTPYLEQHVAGFHGPLRATKFAGGQSNPTYLLDAQSGRYVLRRQPPGQLLKSAHAVDREFRVLSALADTPVPVARAWHLCEDRDVIGSLFYLMSYEEGRIFWNPALPEVERDARRDYYASIVKTLAALHDVDPQAVGLGDYGRAGNYFERQIGVWTKQYRAAETQRIDAMEALIDWLPAHCPADTQQASLVHGDFRIDNLIFASDTPQVRAILDWELSTLGNPLADLAYFCMCLRLPSQGHITGLRGLDRAALGVPEESEIVAQYCALRGLPAIDNWPFYLAFSFFRLASIAQGVKARALQGNASSAEAHEVGAMVEPLAQLAVEVIA; translated from the coding sequence ATGACCAGCGATCAACACGACACCACGCTCGATCTCGAACGCCTCACGCCTTATCTGGAGCAACACGTTGCCGGCTTTCACGGCCCGTTGCGCGCGACGAAGTTCGCGGGCGGGCAGTCGAACCCGACTTACCTGCTCGACGCGCAAAGCGGCCGCTATGTGCTGCGCCGTCAGCCGCCCGGACAACTGCTGAAGTCCGCGCACGCCGTCGATCGCGAATTCCGCGTGCTGAGCGCGCTCGCCGATACGCCCGTACCCGTCGCGCGCGCATGGCATCTGTGCGAAGACCGCGATGTGATCGGCAGCCTGTTCTATCTGATGAGCTACGAGGAAGGCCGCATCTTCTGGAACCCGGCGCTGCCCGAAGTGGAGCGCGATGCGCGGCGCGATTACTACGCGTCGATCGTGAAGACGCTCGCAGCGCTGCACGACGTCGATCCGCAAGCCGTCGGACTCGGCGATTACGGACGCGCAGGCAATTACTTCGAACGTCAGATCGGCGTGTGGACCAAGCAGTATCGCGCCGCCGAAACGCAGCGCATCGACGCGATGGAAGCGCTGATCGACTGGCTGCCCGCGCACTGCCCCGCCGATACGCAACAGGCGTCGCTCGTGCATGGCGACTTCCGCATCGACAACCTGATCTTCGCGAGCGACACGCCGCAAGTGCGCGCGATTCTCGACTGGGAACTGTCGACGCTCGGCAATCCGCTCGCCGATCTCGCGTACTTCTGCATGTGTCTGCGGCTGCCGTCGCAAGGTCATATCACGGGATTGCGCGGACTAGACCGAGCGGCGCTCGGCGTGCCCGAAGAAAGCGAAATCGTCGCGCAGTACTGTGCGTTGCGCGGCCTGCCCGCCATCGACAACTGGCCGTTCTATCTCGCGTTCAGTTTCTTCCGGCTCGCATCGATTGCGCAGGGCGTGAAGGCGCGTGCGCTGCAAGGCAATGCGTCGAGCGCGGAAGCGCATGAAGTCGGTGCGATGGTCGAGCCGCTCGCGCAACTCGCGGTCGAAGTCATCGCGTAG
- a CDS encoding histidine phosphatase family protein has product MAELFLVRHGQASLGTDDYDRLSQVGEQQGIWLGEYFAQRDIHFDRVMTGTLRRHAQTADAISQGLRAPPFKTEIHPGLDEYDFHALFRALGDEHAALAERATRSPRDFFKALREVLQLWTEGALDGRAPETWQAFQQRVADARRAIQHGSRQRVLVVSSGGVIAALTQQILQAPAATAIALNMQIRNSSVSHYFFNRDTLQLSSFNGIGHLDDPQRRAFQTYG; this is encoded by the coding sequence ATGGCGGAACTCTTTCTGGTACGGCACGGCCAGGCGTCGTTAGGCACTGACGACTACGACCGGCTTTCGCAAGTCGGCGAGCAGCAAGGCATCTGGCTCGGCGAATACTTCGCGCAACGCGACATCCACTTCGACCGCGTGATGACGGGCACGCTGCGCCGTCACGCGCAAACCGCCGACGCAATCTCGCAAGGCCTCCGCGCCCCGCCGTTCAAAACCGAGATCCATCCCGGTCTCGACGAATACGATTTCCACGCCCTCTTTCGCGCGCTGGGCGATGAACACGCCGCGCTCGCCGAACGCGCCACGCGCAGTCCGCGCGATTTCTTCAAGGCTTTGCGCGAAGTGCTGCAACTGTGGACGGAAGGCGCGCTCGACGGTCGCGCGCCCGAAACATGGCAAGCGTTCCAGCAACGCGTCGCCGATGCGCGCCGCGCGATCCAGCATGGCAGCAGGCAGCGCGTGCTGGTCGTCAGTTCGGGCGGCGTGATCGCCGCGCTCACGCAGCAGATCCTGCAGGCGCCCGCCGCGACGGCCATTGCGCTGAACATGCAGATCCGCAACAGCAGCGTCAGCCATTACTTCTTCAATCGCGACACGCTGCAACTGTCGAGCTTCAACGGCATCGGCCATCTCGACGATCCGCAGCGCCGCGCCTTTCAGACCTACGGTTAA
- a CDS encoding Lrp/AsnC family transcriptional regulator, which yields MNELDKTDRAILAALQSDGRMSNAKLAETVGLSETPCARRLKRLESDGYIERYRAMLSRSALGFGVVSFVYVRFAVHDRATATRFEREVLAIPRILSCHNVSGSADYVLQVVARDLDDYGTFMRDELRSLPGVTSVESSLSLREVKANGGLPLI from the coding sequence ATGAACGAACTCGACAAAACCGATCGCGCGATCCTTGCCGCCCTGCAATCGGACGGCCGCATGTCCAACGCGAAACTCGCCGAGACGGTCGGCCTCAGCGAAACGCCCTGCGCGCGCCGGCTCAAACGGCTCGAAAGCGATGGCTATATCGAGCGATACCGCGCGATGCTGTCGCGTTCGGCGCTCGGGTTCGGCGTCGTCTCTTTCGTGTATGTGCGCTTCGCCGTGCACGACCGGGCCACCGCGACGCGCTTCGAGCGCGAGGTGCTGGCCATCCCGCGCATCCTGTCGTGTCACAACGTGTCCGGCAGCGCCGACTACGTGCTGCAAGTCGTCGCGCGCGATCTCGACGATTACGGCACCTTCATGCGCGACGAGTTGCGCAGCTTGCCGGGGGTGACATCGGTGGAATCGTCGCTGTCGCTGCGCGAAGTGAAGGCGAACGGCGGCTTGCCGCTCATCTGA
- a CDS encoding LysE family translocator, with the protein MISAHLLILYVTALVVVFALPGPDMALVLQTSIGRGARHGFAASLGLSISRAAHVTLSACGVAALLRNAPWLYEVVRYGGAIYLAWVAVQIFRSPVFALPSGSAPASDDGALRTAFVKGLFTNLLNPKALLFCSVLLPQFVRPEAGPVAWQMIELGVVLVALGACFDAIYAIGAARIAGWVRAHPLAQTLQRWTFSAALIGFAVRLSLD; encoded by the coding sequence ATGATTTCCGCTCATCTTCTGATCCTGTATGTCACGGCGCTGGTCGTGGTGTTTGCGCTGCCTGGGCCGGACATGGCGCTCGTGCTGCAGACGAGCATCGGGCGCGGCGCGCGCCACGGTTTCGCCGCGTCGCTCGGGCTCAGCATCTCGCGCGCGGCGCACGTGACGCTGTCCGCGTGCGGCGTGGCGGCGCTGCTGCGCAATGCGCCGTGGCTCTATGAAGTGGTGCGCTATGGCGGCGCGATTTATCTCGCGTGGGTGGCAGTGCAGATTTTCCGCTCGCCCGTGTTCGCGTTGCCGTCGGGCAGCGCGCCCGCGAGCGACGACGGCGCGCTGCGCACGGCCTTCGTCAAAGGGCTGTTCACGAATCTGCTGAACCCGAAGGCGCTGCTGTTCTGTTCGGTGCTGTTGCCGCAGTTCGTGCGTCCGGAAGCGGGACCTGTCGCGTGGCAGATGATCGAACTGGGTGTGGTGCTGGTTGCGCTCGGCGCCTGTTTCGACGCGATCTATGCAATCGGCGCGGCGCGGATCGCCGGCTGGGTACGTGCGCATCCGCTTGCGCAGACGTTGCAACGCTGGACGTTCTCGGCGGCACTGATCGGCTTCGCGGTGCGGCTTTCGCTCGATTGA
- a CDS encoding DUF1289 domain-containing protein — MSVKSPCIDVCKFDSKTGYCVGCLRTREECKGWKKMKDKHRRKVIDQKQERVAMIRK, encoded by the coding sequence ATGAGTGTCAAATCGCCCTGTATCGACGTCTGCAAGTTCGACAGCAAGACCGGCTATTGCGTCGGCTGTCTGCGCACTCGCGAAGAGTGCAAGGGCTGGAAGAAGATGAAGGACAAGCATCGCCGCAAGGTCATCGACCAGAAGCAGGAACGCGTGGCGATGATCCGCAAGTAA
- a CDS encoding YnfA family protein — MKTLLLYVVTAIAEIVGCYLPWRWLKEGGSAWLLLPGALSLALFAWLLTFHGTAAGRVYAAYGGVYVAVAILWLWCVDHVRPSAWDLAGVALTLAGMSIIAFQPRV, encoded by the coding sequence ATGAAAACCCTGTTGCTCTATGTCGTGACCGCCATCGCCGAAATCGTCGGCTGCTATCTGCCGTGGCGCTGGCTCAAGGAAGGCGGCTCCGCCTGGCTACTGCTGCCGGGCGCGCTGAGTCTCGCGCTGTTCGCGTGGCTACTGACCTTTCATGGCACGGCGGCGGGCCGCGTCTATGCTGCATATGGCGGCGTCTATGTGGCCGTCGCGATTCTCTGGCTCTGGTGCGTCGACCATGTGCGGCCAAGCGCGTGGGATCTTGCCGGTGTCGCGCTGACGCTGGCTGGCATGAGCATCATCGCGTTCCAGCCGCGCGTGTGA
- a CDS encoding DUF1993 domain-containing protein, with the protein MTISMFQASVPVLIRGLTNLQAILGKGQAHAAEKQIDPSVLTGARLFPDMHPLARQVHIATDTAKGCAARLAGVEAPKFDDVEFTFDELHARIQKTIDYLKEFNAAQIDGSETREVTLKMRSGPVEFNGLSYLLGFAMPNFYFHITTAYDILRHNGVELGKLDFLGKPNS; encoded by the coding sequence ATGACCATCTCGATGTTTCAGGCATCAGTTCCCGTGCTGATCCGCGGCCTTACCAATTTGCAGGCCATTCTCGGCAAGGGACAGGCGCACGCGGCAGAAAAGCAGATCGATCCGTCCGTGCTGACGGGCGCGCGCCTCTTTCCGGACATGCATCCGCTGGCGCGCCAGGTGCACATCGCGACGGATACGGCTAAAGGTTGCGCGGCGCGTCTGGCCGGTGTCGAAGCACCGAAGTTCGACGATGTCGAATTCACGTTCGACGAACTGCACGCGCGCATTCAGAAAACGATCGATTATCTGAAGGAGTTCAATGCCGCACAGATCGACGGATCGGAAACGCGCGAGGTGACGTTGAAAATGCGCAGCGGACCCGTCGAGTTCAACGGCTTGTCTTATCTGCTCGGCTTCGCCATGCCGAACTTCTATTTCCACATCACGACGGCTTACGACATCCTGCGTCATAACGGCGTCGAGCTGGGCAAGCTGGATTTCCTCGGCAAGCCGAATAGCTGA
- a CDS encoding S53 family peptidase, producing the protein MTKHPLPGSERQLAPGSKVVAQCDPSETIQIVVVLRRKDEQQFAQMMKKIESGAADAKPLTRDELEQRFGASPEDIAKLKAFATQHGLTVVREDASARTVVLSGKIEQFQKAFDVQLQHYEHQSMGRFRGRTGAISVPDDLHGIVMAVLGLDDRPQARPHFRIRPPFQPARAQPASSFTPLQLASLYQFPQGDGSGQCIGIVELGGGYRTADLDSYFSSLGVGTPKVVSVGVDQGDNHPTGDPNGPDGEVTLDIEIAGAIAPAATIAVYFTTNSDAGFIDAVSQAVHDKTNKPSVISISWGAPESVWTAQSMNAFNDVLQSAAAIGVTVCAASGDSGSSDGVGDGSDHVDFPASSPYVLACGGTSLQGSGQSVSHEVVWNDGSNGGATGGGVSATFPVPAWQEGLSTSAAQGGKRALTGRGVPDVAGDASPLTGYDVIVDGNNTVVGGTSAVAPLWAALIARINGAKGAPVGFVNPKLYKASGACNDITQGNNGSYSATTGWDACTGLGSPNGVKVAAAL; encoded by the coding sequence ATGACGAAGCATCCATTGCCCGGCAGCGAGCGCCAGCTTGCGCCCGGTTCGAAGGTGGTCGCACAGTGCGACCCGTCGGAAACGATTCAGATCGTGGTCGTGCTGCGTCGCAAGGACGAGCAGCAGTTTGCCCAGATGATGAAGAAAATCGAGTCGGGCGCGGCGGACGCGAAGCCGCTCACGCGTGACGAACTCGAACAGCGCTTCGGCGCTTCGCCGGAAGACATTGCGAAACTGAAAGCCTTTGCCACACAACATGGTCTGACGGTGGTTCGCGAAGACGCGTCGGCGCGCACTGTCGTGCTGAGCGGCAAGATCGAGCAGTTCCAGAAGGCGTTCGACGTCCAGTTGCAGCACTACGAACATCAGTCCATGGGACGTTTCCGCGGCCGCACGGGCGCGATCAGCGTGCCCGATGATCTGCATGGCATCGTCATGGCCGTGCTGGGTCTCGACGATCGTCCGCAGGCGCGGCCGCACTTCCGCATCCGGCCGCCGTTCCAGCCGGCGAGAGCACAGCCGGCGTCGTCGTTCACGCCGTTGCAACTCGCATCGCTGTACCAGTTCCCGCAGGGCGACGGCAGCGGCCAGTGCATCGGCATCGTCGAACTGGGCGGCGGTTACCGCACAGCCGATCTCGACAGCTACTTTTCGAGCCTCGGCGTGGGCACGCCGAAGGTGGTCTCCGTCGGCGTCGATCAGGGCGACAATCACCCCACGGGCGATCCGAACGGACCCGACGGCGAAGTGACGCTGGACATCGAGATCGCAGGCGCCATTGCGCCTGCCGCGACCATCGCCGTGTACTTCACGACCAATAGCGACGCCGGCTTTATCGACGCCGTCAGCCAGGCCGTGCACGACAAGACCAACAAGCCGTCGGTGATTTCGATCAGCTGGGGCGCGCCGGAAAGCGTGTGGACCGCGCAGTCAATGAACGCGTTCAACGACGTGCTGCAATCCGCTGCGGCGATCGGCGTGACGGTGTGCGCGGCATCGGGCGACAGCGGTTCCAGCGACGGTGTCGGCGACGGCAGCGATCACGTCGACTTTCCGGCGTCGAGTCCCTACGTGCTCGCATGCGGCGGCACCAGTCTGCAAGGCTCCGGGCAATCCGTTTCGCATGAAGTCGTGTGGAACGACGGCTCGAACGGCGGCGCGACGGGCGGCGGCGTGAGCGCCACGTTTCCCGTGCCGGCATGGCAGGAAGGACTGTCGACATCGGCTGCGCAAGGCGGCAAGCGCGCGTTGACGGGGCGCGGCGTGCCGGACGTGGCGGGCGACGCATCGCCGCTCACGGGCTACGACGTGATCGTCGACGGCAACAACACGGTGGTGGGCGGCACCAGCGCCGTCGCGCCGCTGTGGGCCGCGCTGATCGCACGCATCAACGGCGCGAAGGGTGCGCCCGTCGGCTTCGTCAATCCGAAGCTGTACAAGGCGTCGGGCGCCTGCAACGACATCACGCAGGGTAACAACGGCAGTTATTCGGCGACCACGGGCTGGGACGCCTGCACGGGATTGGGCAGCCCCAATGGTGTGAAGGTCGCGGCAGCTTTATAG
- a CDS encoding S10 family peptidase, protein MTNTESASGSLQSPHNSHAAQEASAASGSHKAGDQPFFDPVAYGNGPDDSVTDTSENAAITKHSVTIGGKKINYTATAGHLVTVDPSSSQPAAKFFYVAFTQDNQKEETRPLTFFYNGGPGSSSVFVLLGSFAPRRIKTSMPSFTPPAPYQMEDNPDSLLDKSDLIFINPVGTGYSAAVAPRKNRDFWGVDQDADSIKQFIKRYLTKNNRWNSPKFLFGESYGTARSCVLAYKLHEDGVDLNGITLQSSILDYTQAGNPIGALPTAAADAWYHKKLGVAPRPTDLGQFVEEVAQFARTDYLNALRKFPTTDNAVVEKLSEYTGIDKTTLLAWSLDIAGYDSRGNSLFLTTLLKSKGLALGAYDGRVTAIETGIAGKIDPNSGGNDPTMTAVTGVYTTMWNVYLNEQLKFTSNSAFTDLNDQAFKFWDFGHIDPTGEQKGLDSKGNIILYTAGDLAAVMALNVDLKVLSANGFYDFVTPFYQTVIDLQQMPLLSQHVRDNLSARFYPSGHMVYLDGGSRTALKADLASMYEAAVTNTAALGRVRELQALTAAKMH, encoded by the coding sequence ATGACGAACACAGAATCGGCTTCCGGCAGTTTGCAGTCGCCTCACAATTCACATGCCGCGCAGGAAGCGTCCGCCGCGAGCGGGTCGCACAAGGCCGGCGACCAGCCGTTCTTCGATCCCGTCGCATACGGCAACGGCCCCGACGACTCGGTTACGGACACGAGCGAGAACGCCGCGATCACGAAGCATTCGGTCACGATCGGTGGCAAGAAGATCAACTACACGGCCACAGCCGGCCATCTGGTGACCGTCGATCCTTCCAGCTCGCAACCCGCGGCCAAGTTCTTCTATGTGGCCTTCACGCAGGACAACCAGAAGGAAGAGACGAGGCCGCTCACGTTCTTCTATAACGGCGGGCCGGGTTCGTCGTCGGTGTTCGTGCTGCTTGGGTCATTCGCGCCGCGCCGCATCAAGACGTCGATGCCGAGCTTCACGCCGCCCGCGCCGTATCAGATGGAAGATAACCCCGACAGTCTGCTCGACAAGAGCGATCTCATCTTTATCAACCCGGTCGGCACGGGCTATTCGGCCGCCGTCGCGCCACGCAAGAACCGCGATTTCTGGGGCGTGGATCAGGACGCCGATTCGATCAAGCAGTTCATCAAGCGCTATCTGACGAAGAACAATCGCTGGAACTCGCCGAAGTTTCTGTTCGGCGAGTCGTACGGCACGGCGCGCAGCTGCGTGCTCGCCTACAAGCTGCACGAAGACGGCGTCGATCTGAACGGCATTACGCTGCAGTCGTCGATTCTCGACTACACGCAGGCGGGCAATCCCATCGGCGCATTGCCCACGGCCGCCGCCGACGCGTGGTATCACAAGAAACTCGGCGTCGCGCCGAGGCCCACGGATCTCGGCCAGTTCGTCGAAGAGGTCGCTCAGTTCGCGCGCACCGACTACCTGAACGCGCTGCGCAAGTTCCCGACCACCGACAACGCCGTGGTAGAGAAGCTGAGCGAGTACACGGGCATCGACAAGACCACGCTTCTGGCGTGGAGCCTCGATATTGCCGGTTACGACAGCCGCGGCAATTCGCTGTTTCTGACCACGCTGCTCAAGTCGAAGGGGCTCGCGCTCGGCGCGTACGACGGCCGCGTGACGGCGATCGAAACGGGCATCGCGGGCAAGATCGATCCGAACTCGGGCGGCAACGATCCGACCATGACGGCCGTCACAGGCGTCTACACGACGATGTGGAACGTCTACCTCAACGAGCAGTTGAAGTTTACGTCGAACTCGGCGTTCACGGACCTCAACGATCAGGCGTTCAAGTTCTGGGACTTCGGCCATATCGATCCGACGGGCGAACAGAAGGGCCTCGACAGCAAGGGCAACATCATCCTGTACACGGCGGGCGATCTTGCGGCTGTGATGGCGCTCAATGTCGATCTGAAAGTGCTGTCGGCGAACGGCTTCTACGATTTCGTCACGCCGTTCTATCAGACCGTGATCGACTTGCAGCAGATGCCGCTGCTGAGCCAGCACGTGCGCGACAACCTGTCAGCGCGCTTTTATCCGTCGGGCCATATGGTGTATCTCGACGGGGGCTCGCGCACTGCGTTGAAGGCCGATCTCGCGTCGATGTACGAGGCAGCGGTCACCAACACGGCCGCGCTCGGGCGCGTGCGGGAGTTGCAGGCGCTCACGGCTGCGAAGATGCATTGA
- a CDS encoding RNA-binding protein — MKIIVWNIPESCSEQEVRDFLGHELGHYAKDIEVFEQGTSNAYAKVDVDADDAYVADVIAQQFNGKQLGGVSLQVSAVPFGGDEAPPRPRP, encoded by the coding sequence ATGAAGATCATCGTGTGGAACATCCCCGAGTCGTGCTCGGAGCAGGAAGTGCGTGATTTTCTCGGCCACGAACTTGGCCATTATGCGAAAGACATTGAAGTGTTCGAGCAGGGCACGTCGAACGCGTACGCCAAGGTCGATGTCGATGCCGACGACGCCTATGTCGCCGACGTCATCGCGCAGCAATTCAACGGCAAGCAGCTGGGCGGCGTGTCGCTGCAGGTGAGCGCCGTGCCGTTCGGTGGCGACGAAGCCCCGCCGCGGCCTCGTCCGTAA
- the nadE gene encoding ammonia-dependent NAD(+) synthetase, whose product MDQQQRAVRQRQIAAELHVADTFDAAREIERRVAFLADYLRANGLSAYVLGISGGVDSSTAGRLAQLAVERLRDARYDARFVAMRLPYGVQHDEADAQQALAFIRPDETLKVDIRPAADAMLASLTASGLPFADESQQDFVHGNIKARQRMIAQYAAASARRGVVIGTDHAAESVMGFFTKFGDGGADVLPLAGLTKRRVRELATTLGASDALAHKVPTADLEMLRPQRPDEDAYGIRYADIDDFLEGKPVSDAVFDTVMRFYDSTRHKRALPYTPFD is encoded by the coding sequence ATGGACCAGCAGCAACGCGCCGTGCGTCAGCGGCAGATTGCAGCAGAATTGCACGTCGCAGACACATTCGATGCCGCGCGCGAAATCGAGCGGCGCGTCGCGTTTCTCGCCGACTATCTGCGTGCGAACGGATTGAGCGCGTACGTGCTCGGCATCAGCGGCGGCGTCGATTCGTCGACGGCGGGCCGGCTCGCGCAACTTGCCGTCGAGCGTCTGCGCGACGCCCGGTACGACGCGCGCTTTGTCGCGATGCGTTTGCCGTATGGCGTGCAGCACGACGAAGCCGATGCGCAGCAGGCGCTCGCGTTCATCCGTCCCGACGAAACGCTGAAGGTCGACATCCGTCCCGCCGCCGACGCGATGCTCGCGTCGCTCACAGCCAGCGGCCTGCCCTTCGCCGACGAGTCGCAGCAGGACTTCGTGCACGGCAACATCAAGGCGCGCCAGCGGATGATCGCGCAATACGCGGCGGCAAGCGCGCGGCGCGGCGTTGTGATCGGCACGGACCACGCGGCGGAATCGGTGATGGGTTTCTTCACGAAATTCGGCGACGGCGGCGCCGATGTGCTGCCGCTCGCGGGACTGACCAAGCGGCGCGTGCGCGAACTCGCCACGACGCTCGGCGCCAGCGATGCGCTCGCGCACAAGGTGCCGACCGCCGACCTCGAAATGTTGCGCCCTCAACGTCCCGACGAGGACGCGTACGGCATCCGTTACGCGGACATCGACGATTTTCTCGAGGGCAAGCCCGTGAGCGATGCGGTGTTCGACACCGTCATGCGCTTCTATGACAGCACGCGTCACAAGCGGGCGCTGCCCTACACGCCTTTCGATTGA